A DNA window from Bacteroides cellulosilyticus contains the following coding sequences:
- a CDS encoding 4Fe-4S binding protein, protein MLRKIRLTVAIFFFVLITLLFLDFTGKLHGWFDWMAKIQFLPALLALNVGVVIALIVLTLLLGRVYCSVICPLGVFQDVVSWLGKKRKKNRYSYSPALNWLRYGVLGVFILALIGGVGSLVALLAPYSSYGRIASNLFAPVYQWGNNLLAYLAERADSYMFYSVDVWMKAAGTFAIAALTFVILAVLAWRNGRTYCNTICPVGTVLGFLSRFSLLKPVIDTSKCNGCGLCARNCKAACIDSKAHKIDYSRCVACMDCIGKCKKGAIRYERPRKEALQPVVAGKVNSVSPEQVDNARRAFFSAGAIFATSTLLKAQEKKVDGGLAVIEDKKIPKRTTPIFPAGSLGARNFTEHCTACQLCVSVCPNQVLRPSGNLMTLMQPEMSYERGYCRPECAKCAEVCPTDAIHLTSLADKSSIQIGHAVWIKKNCVPLTDGVNCGNCARHCPAAAITMVPSDANDDKSPKIPAVNVERCIGCGACENLCPARPFSAIYVEGHERHRVI, encoded by the coding sequence TGATTACGCTGCTGTTCCTCGACTTCACGGGGAAACTGCATGGTTGGTTCGACTGGATGGCTAAAATTCAATTCTTGCCTGCGTTGTTAGCCTTGAATGTAGGGGTTGTGATAGCCCTGATTGTGCTGACGCTGCTTTTGGGCCGTGTGTATTGTTCGGTAATATGTCCGCTGGGTGTCTTTCAGGACGTGGTTTCATGGCTGGGCAAAAAGCGGAAGAAGAACCGCTACTCTTATTCGCCTGCGCTCAATTGGTTGCGCTATGGAGTATTGGGCGTGTTTATATTGGCTTTGATAGGGGGCGTCGGCTCTCTGGTGGCGCTGCTTGCACCTTACAGTTCGTATGGTCGGATTGCCTCCAATCTCTTTGCCCCGGTTTATCAGTGGGGAAATAACCTGCTTGCCTATCTGGCGGAACGTGCGGACAGCTATATGTTTTATTCCGTGGATGTGTGGATGAAGGCTGCGGGGACTTTTGCGATAGCTGCCCTGACGTTTGTCATTCTGGCTGTGTTGGCTTGGCGCAACGGACGTACATATTGTAATACGATTTGTCCGGTGGGCACGGTGCTGGGATTCCTGTCACGTTTCTCTCTACTGAAACCGGTGATTGATACCAGTAAATGCAATGGCTGTGGACTGTGTGCACGCAACTGTAAAGCAGCCTGCATCGACTCGAAGGCTCATAAAATAGACTATAGCCGTTGTGTGGCTTGCATGGATTGCATTGGAAAATGCAAGAAGGGAGCCATCCGCTATGAGCGTCCGCGTAAAGAAGCACTGCAACCGGTAGTTGCCGGAAAGGTGAATAGCGTGTCACCGGAACAGGTGGATAATGCACGCCGTGCCTTCTTCTCTGCCGGAGCCATATTTGCCACAAGCACCTTGCTGAAAGCGCAAGAGAAAAAGGTGGATGGCGGACTGGCGGTTATCGAGGATAAAAAGATTCCCAAGCGTACGACGCCTATTTTCCCGGCAGGTTCGTTGGGAGCGCGCAACTTTACGGAGCATTGTACGGCTTGCCAGCTTTGTGTGTCGGTGTGTCCTAATCAGGTATTGCGTCCTTCCGGCAATCTGATGACATTGATGCAACCGGAGATGTCTTATGAACGTGGCTATTGCCGTCCGGAATGTGCCAAGTGTGCCGAGGTATGTCCCACGGATGCTATTCATCTCACCAGTTTGGCCGATAAATCATCTATCCAGATAGGTCATGCCGTATGGATTAAGAAGAACTGCGTGCCCCTGACGGACGGGGTGAATTGTGGAAACTGTGCCCGTCATTGTCCGGCTGCTGCCATTACGATGGTGCCTTCTGATGCGAATGATGACAAGTCCCCGAAAATCCCGGCCGTCAACGTGGAGCGTTGCATCGGTTGCGGAGCCTGTGAGAATCTTTGTCCGGCACGTCCGTTCAGTGCTATTTATGTAGAAGGGCATGAGAGACATAGGGTGATATAA
- a CDS encoding aldo/keto reductase has product MEENNKNINRRDFLKIVGISAATTTAAATLYSCKQKDGVTPGGTASTPVPTDKMTYRTSVAQKDRVSLLGYGCMRWPTVPSPDGKGDMIDQDAVNELVDYAIAHGVNYFDTSPVYVQGWSEKSTGIALKRHPREKLFIATKLSNFSNYSRENSIAMYRKSFEDLQTDYIDYYLLHSIGGGGTEAFKARYIDNGMMEFLLKEREAGRIRNLGFSFHGSVDTYDYALSLHDEVKWDFVQIQLNYVDWKHASGRNVNADYLYDELVKRNIPAVIMEPLLGGRLSNVPTHIMTRLKQRRPEDSVASWAFRFAGSPELVLTVLSGMTYMEHLQDNIRTYSPLIPLTEDDKEFLEETAQLMLKYPTVPCNDCKYCMPCPYGIDIPAVLIHYNKCVNEGNVPKSQQDENYRQARRAFLVGYDRSVPRLRQASHCIGCDQCSPHCPQSINIPKELRRIDAFVEQLKQETL; this is encoded by the coding sequence ATGGAAGAAAATAATAAAAATATAAACCGCAGGGATTTCCTGAAAATAGTGGGTATCAGCGCTGCCACTACTACGGCTGCCGCCACTCTTTATAGTTGCAAGCAAAAAGACGGGGTGACGCCCGGAGGTACTGCATCTACGCCGGTGCCTACGGATAAAATGACTTACCGCACCTCTGTGGCTCAGAAAGATCGTGTTTCACTTCTCGGCTATGGCTGTATGCGCTGGCCTACTGTTCCTTCACCGGACGGGAAAGGGGATATGATTGACCAGGATGCCGTAAACGAATTGGTGGATTATGCCATCGCACACGGGGTGAATTATTTCGATACATCCCCGGTTTATGTGCAGGGATGGTCGGAGAAGTCAACAGGCATTGCGCTGAAACGTCATCCGCGTGAGAAACTGTTCATTGCTACCAAGCTCTCTAATTTCAGTAATTATAGCCGTGAGAATTCCATTGCCATGTATCGCAAGTCGTTCGAGGATTTGCAGACGGATTATATCGATTACTATCTGCTCCACTCCATCGGTGGTGGCGGAACGGAGGCTTTCAAGGCACGGTATATTGATAACGGAATGATGGAATTTCTGTTGAAAGAGCGGGAGGCGGGGCGTATCCGCAATCTGGGATTCTCTTTTCACGGTTCGGTAGATACATATGATTATGCGCTCTCCCTGCACGATGAAGTGAAATGGGATTTTGTACAGATACAGCTTAATTATGTGGATTGGAAACATGCTTCGGGACGCAATGTGAATGCGGATTATCTGTATGATGAATTGGTGAAGCGCAATATTCCGGCGGTCATTATGGAACCGCTGTTGGGAGGACGCCTCTCTAATGTGCCCACTCATATCATGACGCGTCTTAAACAACGTCGCCCGGAAGATAGTGTGGCATCGTGGGCATTCCGCTTTGCCGGTTCCCCGGAACTGGTGTTGACGGTGTTGAGTGGTATGACGTATATGGAGCATCTGCAAGATAATATCCGTACATACTCCCCGCTGATTCCTCTGACCGAGGATGATAAGGAATTTCTGGAAGAAACGGCACAGTTGATGCTGAAATATCCTACGGTGCCTTGCAATGACTGCAAATATTGCATGCCTTGTCCGTATGGTATTGACATTCCTGCCGTGCTTATCCATTATAATAAATGTGTGAATGAAGGCAATGTGCCGAAGAGCCAGCAAGATGAGAATTACAGGCAGGCGCGTCGTGCTTTCCTTGTAGGATACGACCGCAGTGTGCCACGCCTGCGCCAGGCAAGCCATTGCATCGGTTGCGACCAATGCTCGCCCCACTGTCCGCAGAGTATCAATATTCCTAAGGAACTGAGACGCATTGATGCGTTTGTGGAACAGTTGAAACAGGAAACGTTGTAA
- a CDS encoding type 1 glutamine amidotransferase family protein, which yields MKQEVLFLLLNDYADWEGAFLAISLNTGVIPGSEVKYTPKTVAPTLDEVRSIGGFRTVPDYSFQTMPADYAALILIGGMQWQSPESELVVPIVQDALQRGKIVGAICNASAFMGAHGFLNDVKHTSNTLPYLKEFAGERYTNEDGYLEKQAVSDKNIVTANGTGHLEFTRELLLLLKADTPEKIEAAYDYYKNGFVK from the coding sequence ATGAAACAGGAAGTATTATTTCTCCTATTGAATGATTATGCCGATTGGGAAGGCGCGTTCCTCGCTATTTCTTTAAATACCGGGGTGATACCGGGGAGCGAAGTGAAATATACACCAAAGACAGTTGCTCCGACGCTGGATGAAGTCCGTTCCATAGGCGGATTCCGCACAGTGCCGGATTATAGTTTTCAGACTATGCCTGCCGATTATGCAGCATTGATTCTGATAGGTGGCATGCAGTGGCAATCACCCGAATCGGAATTGGTGGTGCCTATCGTGCAAGATGCTCTGCAACGTGGCAAAATAGTAGGAGCCATCTGCAATGCTTCCGCATTCATGGGTGCGCATGGCTTTCTGAACGATGTGAAGCATACCAGCAACACGCTTCCATATCTGAAAGAGTTTGCCGGTGAACGATATACCAATGAAGACGGATACCTGGAAAAACAAGCCGTCAGCGACAAGAATATTGTAACTGCCAATGGCACGGGGCATTTGGAATTTACTCGCGAACTGCTGTTGCTTTTAAAGGCTGATACTCCGGAAAAGATTGAAGCTGCTTATGATTATTATAAAAATGGCTTTGTGAAGTAG
- a CDS encoding EFR1 family ferrodoxin (N-terminal region resembles flavodoxins. C-terminal ferrodoxin region binds two 4Fe-4S clusters.), producing MGTDKGISRREALARIGMIVAGVATSSIGLSSLSSCAEKPQKKRIIFYFTATGNCLHVARQLAEPEGQLLSIPQMVRQNRYEFEADEIGIVYPIYGHMPPNMVRNFIRKAKLKAGYKFAVLTYGARKCDAVEIWDGISREAGNPFDYIATLIMVDNWLPNFDMNEQIKIEKHIPENLQRITGDISRRREWHEPVSEEERQMHAGFMTLSGLDPEVGFLKKSERYFVVTENCIGCGACTDVCPRGNYEFTSNGIAMQGDCDFCFACIQNCPQKAIQFKKNDEDPLLAKGERNPNARYRNENISLMDIKRANRQ from the coding sequence ATGGGAACAGATAAAGGAATCAGCCGTAGAGAAGCTTTGGCGAGAATCGGTATGATTGTCGCAGGAGTAGCCACCTCGTCAATAGGATTATCCTCTTTGTCCTCCTGCGCTGAAAAGCCGCAGAAGAAACGCATCATTTTTTATTTTACCGCTACAGGAAACTGTCTGCACGTTGCTCGCCAATTAGCGGAACCGGAAGGACAGTTATTGAGTATTCCGCAAATGGTGAGACAAAACCGGTACGAGTTCGAGGCGGATGAAATAGGTATTGTCTATCCGATATATGGCCATATGCCGCCCAATATGGTGCGGAACTTCATTAGGAAAGCTAAGCTGAAAGCAGGATATAAGTTCGCAGTCCTCACTTATGGAGCGAGAAAATGCGACGCGGTAGAGATATGGGATGGTATATCGCGCGAGGCGGGTAACCCATTTGATTATATTGCCACGCTCATTATGGTGGATAATTGGTTGCCGAACTTCGACATGAACGAACAGATTAAAATAGAGAAGCATATTCCGGAGAACTTGCAGCGAATCACCGGGGACATCTCCCGCAGGCGAGAGTGGCACGAACCGGTAAGTGAAGAGGAGCGGCAGATGCATGCAGGATTCATGACGCTTTCGGGACTTGATCCTGAAGTGGGTTTTCTCAAGAAAAGTGAACGGTATTTTGTCGTTACGGAGAATTGCATCGGTTGCGGAGCCTGTACGGATGTCTGCCCGCGTGGAAACTATGAGTTTACTTCGAATGGGATTGCCATGCAGGGAGACTGCGATTTCTGCTTCGCCTGCATTCAAAACTGTCCGCAGAAAGCTATTCAGTTCAAAAAAAATGACGAAGACCCACTGCTGGCAAAAGGCGAGCGCAATCCGAATGCCCGATACCGGAATGAGAACATTTCACTGATGGATATCAAGAGGGCCAATAGGCAATAA
- a CDS encoding MBL fold metallo-hydrolase encodes MRKTKVRMWFGIIIAVIAVICISVFAFINQPSFGRLPQGERLERIKRSPHYRDGQFSNLHQTPVMASDKGFFEAMFSFLFRKPEGLRPENAVPTMKTDLHKLERDKDVLIWFGHSSYFIQIDGKRILVDPVFCMASPVSFVNKPFKGTDIYKPEDMPDIDYLVISHDHWDHLDYRTVKSLKDRVGKVICGLGVGEHLEHWGYRKEQLVELDWQENAALDNGFTVHCLPTRHFSGRGLKANQTLWASFLLETPSQKLYMAGDGGYDSHFEEIGKRFPDIDLAILENGQYNEDWKYIHLMPSDMGKAARELKAKRILTVHHSKYALARHPWDEPLMNEKNMQKQDSLNMLVPVIGEVVPL; translated from the coding sequence ATGAGAAAAACAAAAGTACGTATGTGGTTTGGAATAATAATAGCAGTCATTGCTGTAATATGTATTTCCGTGTTCGCCTTTATCAATCAGCCGAGCTTCGGCCGACTGCCCCAAGGTGAGCGCTTGGAGAGAATCAAACGTTCGCCCCATTATCGTGACGGTCAGTTCAGCAATCTGCACCAGACACCGGTGATGGCGTCGGATAAAGGGTTCTTTGAGGCTATGTTTTCTTTCCTGTTCCGCAAGCCGGAAGGATTGAGACCGGAGAATGCAGTTCCGACCATGAAAACGGACTTGCATAAATTGGAGCGTGATAAAGATGTACTCATCTGGTTCGGGCATTCCTCTTACTTTATCCAGATAGACGGAAAACGTATTCTGGTTGACCCTGTATTCTGCATGGCTTCCCCTGTATCCTTTGTCAACAAACCATTCAAGGGAACCGATATTTATAAACCGGAGGATATGCCGGATATTGATTATCTGGTAATCAGTCACGACCATTGGGACCACTTGGACTATCGTACTGTGAAAAGTCTGAAAGACCGGGTGGGCAAGGTGATTTGCGGATTGGGTGTCGGCGAACATCTGGAACATTGGGGATACAGAAAAGAACAGCTTGTGGAATTGGATTGGCAGGAAAATGCCGCACTGGATAACGGTTTTACCGTTCATTGTCTCCCGACACGGCATTTCTCCGGGCGTGGTCTGAAAGCCAACCAGACCTTGTGGGCGTCCTTTTTGCTGGAAACTCCGTCTCAGAAGCTATATATGGCAGGAGACGGTGGATATGATTCTCATTTTGAAGAAATCGGAAAACGCTTTCCCGATATAGACCTTGCCATTCTGGAGAACGGCCAATATAATGAAGACTGGAAGTACATCCATCTGATGCCTTCGGATATGGGAAAGGCTGCCAGAGAACTGAAAGCGAAAAGAATATTGACGGTACATCATTCCAAATATGCCCTGGCAAGGCATCCTTGGGATGAACCTCTGATGAACGAAAAGAATATGCAGAAACAAGATTCGCTGAATATGCTGGTTCCCGTGATTGGGGAGGTCGTACCTTTATAG